Proteins co-encoded in one Chionomys nivalis chromosome 6, mChiNiv1.1, whole genome shotgun sequence genomic window:
- the LOC130876169 gene encoding 60S acidic ribosomal protein P0-like, producing MPREDRATWKSNYFLKIIQLLDDYPKCFIVGADNVGSKQMQQIHMSLRGKAVVLMGKNTMMWKAIRGHLENNPALEKLLPHIRGNVSFVFTKEDLTEIRDMLLAKKVPAAASAGAIAPCEVTVPAQNTGLGPEKTSFFQALGITSKISKGTIEIRSDVQLIKTGDKVGASEATLLNMLNISPFSFGLIIQQVFDNGSIYNPEVLDITEQALHSRFLEGVRNVASVCLQIGYPTVASVPHSIINGYKRVLALSVETEYTFPLAEKVKAFLADPTAFVAAAPVATTTTAAPAAAKG from the coding sequence ATGCCCAGGGAAGACAGGGCGACCTGGAAGTCCAACTACTTCCTTAAGATCATCCAACTTTTGGATGATTATCCAAAATGCTTCATTGTGGGAGCAGACAATGTGGGCTCCAAGCAGATGCAGCAGATCCACATGTCCCTGCGAGGGAAGGCTGTGGTGCTGATGGGCAAGAACACCATGATGTGGAAGGCCATCCGGGGGCACCTGGAGAACAACCCAGCTCTGGAGAAACTGCTGCCTCATATCCGGGGCAATGTGAGCTTTGTGTTCACCAAGGAGGACCTTACTGAGATTAGGGACATGTTACTGGCCAAAAAGGTGCCAGCTGCTGCCAGTGCTGGTGCCATCGCCCCATGTGAGGTCACTGTGCCAGCCCAGAACACTGGTCTGGGACCCGAGAAGACCTCTTTTTTCCAGGCTTTAGGCATCACCTCTAAAATCTCCAAGGGCACCATTGAAATTCGGAGTGATGTGCAGCTGATAAAAACTGGAGACAAAGTAGGAGCTAGTGAAGCCACACTGCTGAACATGCTGAacatctcccccttctcctttggGCTGATCATCCAGCAGGTGTTTGACAATGGCAGCATTTACAACCCAGAAGTGCTTGACATTACAGAGCAGGCTCTGCACTCTCGTTTCCTAGAGGGTGTCCGGAATGTTGCCAGTGTTTGTCTGCAGATCGGCTACCCGACTGTTGCCTCAGTGCCACACTCGATCATCAATGGGTACAAGCGGGTTCTGGCTCTGTCTGTGGAGACTGAGTATACCTTCCCACTTGCTGAAAAGGTCAAGGCCTTCTTGGCTGATCCAACTGCATTTGTGGCTGCTGCCCCTGTGGCTACTACCAccactgctgctcctgctgctgccaaAGGCTGA